Proteins encoded within one genomic window of Candidatus Thiodiazotropha endoloripes:
- the hrpB gene encoding ATP-dependent helicase HrpB gives MTELPVQQVIYELSETLATQGRAVLSAPPGSGKTTLVPLELLNSPWLDGNGILLLEPRRLAARAAAARMASLLGEQIGERVGYSIRLERKVSRNTRIEVVTEGILTRRLQQDPELPGVGLVIFDEFHERNLHSDLSLALTLDTQQGLREDLRLLVMSATLDQHAVSRLLRDAAVIQAQGRQHPITHHYLDQALDKTKIAEQAVKAIIRAWQNEQGDLLVFLPGVGEIRSAQKLLEAQMKNQNQPVLISPLYGDLSKDDQDRAILPDPHKRRRIVLTTSIAETSLTIEGITVVVDGGWSRMPRFLPAIGLTRLETVPVSKAAADQRAGRAGRLGPGVCYRICSESAHNQSLSHHPAEILQTDLAPVALQLASWGIADPAQLQWLDPPPKGAFAQAVTLLQRLGAVDQQGMITRLGRRMAELPTHPRLAHMLIHAPGDQLQLVSDLVALITERDPLSIREDGSDLALRLTLLQQWREKSLSESRYRSACRHIDRISRDWLRRLRISGRTDSNGLLSAGELLALAFPDRIAQRSAHGRYRLVTGRAVRLAEDDPLAGEEYLVAVQLDAGLNEGRIRLAASIGLKALHGLPEITLEERSVVCWERKEERVRTSSETCLGALVLSREKLINPDPEAVRAAMIEGVRTMGIGALPWSKAVRQWQLRVNWLVARLDDPAWPDLSDRWLFENLESWLTPWLEKIQSKQQLQRLDLQAILLARLSWDQQQTLKSMAPTHLTVPSGSKIPLRYSADEAPVLAVRLQELFGLNDTPKICQGRVPVMLHLLSPAHRPIQITDDLAGFWQRTYAEVKKELKGRYPKHYWPDNPLLAEATHKAKPRKSGG, from the coding sequence CTCGGGCGGCTGCCGCCAGAATGGCCAGTCTGCTGGGTGAGCAGATAGGTGAACGAGTCGGCTATTCAATACGGCTAGAACGAAAAGTTTCCCGCAACACGCGCATCGAGGTGGTGACCGAGGGGATTTTGACCCGCCGGTTACAACAGGATCCAGAACTGCCCGGGGTAGGGCTGGTGATCTTCGATGAGTTTCACGAACGTAATCTGCACAGCGACCTCTCACTTGCCCTGACTTTGGATACCCAGCAGGGTTTGCGTGAAGACCTGCGTCTGTTGGTCATGTCGGCCACCCTCGATCAGCACGCTGTCAGTAGGCTACTGCGTGATGCTGCGGTGATTCAGGCGCAGGGAAGGCAGCATCCGATAACACACCATTACCTTGATCAGGCTTTAGACAAAACCAAAATTGCCGAGCAGGCCGTCAAAGCAATCATCAGGGCCTGGCAGAATGAGCAGGGCGATTTACTGGTATTTCTTCCTGGTGTCGGTGAAATCCGTAGTGCTCAAAAACTGCTCGAAGCGCAGATGAAAAACCAAAACCAGCCTGTTCTCATCTCGCCCCTGTATGGCGATCTTTCAAAGGACGATCAGGACCGAGCCATACTCCCCGATCCACACAAAAGACGCCGTATTGTACTGACTACCTCGATTGCGGAAACCAGCCTGACGATCGAGGGCATCACCGTGGTGGTCGATGGTGGCTGGTCTCGCATGCCTCGGTTTCTGCCGGCGATCGGGTTGACCCGGCTGGAGACTGTTCCGGTCTCAAAAGCCGCTGCAGATCAACGTGCCGGTAGGGCGGGGCGCTTAGGGCCCGGGGTCTGTTATCGGATCTGTAGCGAATCAGCCCATAACCAATCGTTATCTCATCACCCGGCGGAGATTCTGCAGACCGACTTGGCGCCAGTAGCGCTGCAACTGGCCAGCTGGGGTATTGCAGATCCAGCTCAGTTGCAGTGGCTTGATCCGCCTCCAAAGGGAGCCTTCGCACAGGCGGTGACGCTGTTACAGAGACTCGGTGCGGTCGATCAGCAGGGAATGATCACGCGGCTGGGAAGACGCATGGCTGAATTGCCAACCCATCCGCGGTTGGCGCATATGCTGATTCATGCTCCGGGAGATCAGTTGCAACTGGTCAGTGATCTCGTGGCGTTGATTACTGAGCGGGATCCTTTATCGATCCGGGAGGATGGCAGTGATTTAGCCTTACGGCTCACTCTGTTGCAGCAGTGGCGGGAAAAGAGCCTTAGCGAATCCCGGTATCGAAGTGCCTGCCGTCATATTGACCGGATCAGTAGGGATTGGTTGAGACGATTGCGGATCAGCGGGAGAACCGATTCCAATGGTCTGTTATCGGCAGGGGAGCTGCTGGCTCTGGCATTCCCTGATCGTATAGCACAACGTTCCGCACATGGTCGTTACAGATTGGTCACCGGTCGTGCGGTGCGGCTTGCAGAGGATGATCCACTTGCCGGGGAGGAGTATCTGGTCGCTGTTCAATTAGATGCCGGGCTAAATGAAGGGCGTATCCGATTGGCTGCATCCATTGGTTTGAAAGCGTTGCATGGACTGCCCGAAATCACACTCGAAGAGCGATCGGTTGTTTGCTGGGAGCGTAAGGAAGAACGGGTAAGAACCTCATCTGAGACCTGCCTGGGAGCATTGGTATTGAGCCGGGAAAAGCTCATCAATCCCGATCCTGAAGCCGTCAGGGCCGCGATGATAGAAGGGGTACGGACTATGGGGATCGGAGCATTGCCCTGGTCCAAGGCCGTACGTCAATGGCAACTCAGAGTCAATTGGTTGGTGGCCCGACTGGATGATCCGGCATGGCCGGATCTATCGGATCGATGGCTTTTTGAAAATCTTGAGAGCTGGTTGACACCATGGCTGGAAAAGATTCAGAGCAAACAGCAGCTACAGCGTCTGGATCTGCAAGCCATTCTATTGGCCCGGCTTTCCTGGGATCAGCAGCAAACCCTGAAATCAATGGCGCCAACGCATCTTACCGTTCCCAGTGGTTCAAAAATCCCGTTACGATATAGCGCCGATGAAGCGCCGGTGTTGGCAGTAAGACTGCAAGAGCTGTTTGGGCTGAATGACACCCCAAAGATATGTCAGGGTAGGGTGCCTGTGATGTTACACCTACTCTCTCCGGCACATCGGCCGATACAGATTACTGATGATCTTGCCGGGTTTTGGCAAAGAACCTATGCTGAGGTAAAAAAAGAGCTAAAAGGTCGATATCCAAAACATTATTGGCCAGATAATCCACTGCTTGCTGAAGCGACTCACAAGGCGAAGCCCCGTAAGTCGGGGGGGTAG
- a CDS encoding ATP-binding protein, translating to MCLYIFYVYLFIPSESASRLLPLALLYTLCSLIIMMVIAWKPHVFTIRRTITMSFDVSMITLAMWIGGETTSMLYVFYLWISLGNGFRFGTPSLYFTSTLSTLGFASVILISDFWKEQQVLGIGLLLGLLITTLYVALLLLRIEREKKRAEASSQAKSRFLANMSHEIRTPLNGVVGMTDLLARTPMGLEQREIMSTIQASAETLLNLIEEILDFSKIEAGKVEVRLVDQDLSELADSVISMMKPTADSKGIELNCWIDLDISPVIKTDPKLLRQILINLLNNAIKFTDQGGIVLKVTPYTSAESEDGVPRLMFEVIDTGIGISEAQQKRIFEWFEQGDDSATRRYTGSGLGTTITKQLVELLDGTIGLESRLGEGSRFWFQIPAVSSDTPIDIERFQDARVLLFTDLLSEKQDLLDGLQEWQLDVKVYSNLSEGFLELINAVKVKEPYDIAILDETHSDLHDEELVHTIRAEKSLDDLGLVCVTNYSPNLQNENRLCHEGFSAVVTTPITPDKVRHVLQYALKRKISTNLPPRIFTSAEHSIAKHAQILLAEDNPINQKVVKKILELQGHQIEVVSHGQEAIELLKSETFDLAILDLQMPDIGGIDIIKAYRLMQKQGAAIPFVILTANATREAAEECEAIGVEAYLTKPVRSAHLLDVVKGILGGDSTEVITDTIVDLPIRAANQEKSGRILDVNTLQGLERLSKDPEFMSHLADSFLHDSEALMTAMHQAIELHDVRGYKDCAHALADNASGIGAYSLMTICASASRIEQPELNDQGVKQMSQISTTYSLTCQALRHYLNIKNPE from the coding sequence ATGTGCCTATATATTTTCTACGTCTATCTATTCATTCCTTCGGAGAGTGCTTCCAGACTACTGCCTCTGGCGCTGCTCTATACCCTCTGCAGCTTGATAATCATGATGGTGATTGCATGGAAGCCCCATGTTTTCACAATCCGTCGTACAATCACCATGTCATTCGATGTCAGTATGATTACCCTTGCGATGTGGATTGGTGGTGAAACCACCTCGATGCTCTACGTATTCTATCTTTGGATCAGTCTCGGAAACGGATTTCGTTTTGGTACCCCATCTCTCTATTTCACAAGTACTCTATCCACACTTGGATTTGCTTCGGTGATCTTGATCAGCGACTTTTGGAAAGAGCAGCAGGTTCTGGGTATTGGACTGTTACTCGGATTGTTGATTACAACACTCTATGTTGCTCTGTTACTGCTGCGTATAGAGCGTGAAAAAAAGCGTGCTGAAGCATCGAGTCAGGCGAAGAGTCGTTTTCTGGCCAACATGAGTCACGAAATACGCACCCCCCTGAATGGTGTGGTCGGGATGACCGATCTGCTGGCAAGAACGCCAATGGGATTGGAGCAACGGGAGATCATGTCGACCATTCAGGCATCGGCTGAGACTCTACTCAATCTTATCGAGGAGATTCTCGATTTTTCCAAGATTGAGGCGGGTAAGGTTGAGGTAAGACTTGTTGACCAGGATCTATCCGAGCTTGCAGACAGTGTGATATCGATGATGAAACCGACAGCCGATTCCAAAGGTATTGAGCTGAATTGCTGGATAGACCTGGATATCTCTCCGGTGATCAAAACTGATCCCAAGCTACTTCGGCAAATTCTGATCAATCTGTTGAACAACGCGATTAAATTTACCGACCAGGGCGGTATCGTGCTGAAGGTAACGCCATACACATCAGCGGAAAGTGAGGATGGTGTACCCAGATTGATGTTTGAAGTCATAGATACGGGTATCGGCATTTCTGAAGCCCAACAGAAACGGATTTTCGAATGGTTTGAACAAGGTGATGATTCTGCCACCCGTCGATATACCGGAAGTGGCCTCGGTACAACAATTACCAAACAACTGGTTGAGTTATTGGATGGGACCATAGGCCTGGAGAGTCGTTTGGGGGAAGGCAGTCGATTCTGGTTTCAGATACCAGCTGTTTCCAGTGATACTCCTATTGACATAGAGCGTTTTCAGGATGCCAGGGTGTTATTGTTCACCGACCTCCTATCTGAAAAGCAGGATTTACTGGACGGATTGCAGGAGTGGCAGTTGGACGTGAAAGTCTACTCTAACCTTTCAGAGGGATTTCTGGAGTTGATCAATGCCGTTAAGGTTAAGGAACCCTATGACATTGCAATCCTGGATGAGACTCATAGCGATCTGCATGATGAGGAGTTGGTTCATACCATACGTGCTGAAAAAAGTCTGGACGATCTTGGATTGGTTTGTGTTACCAATTACTCCCCAAATCTGCAAAATGAGAACAGATTGTGTCATGAAGGCTTCAGTGCGGTGGTAACCACGCCGATTACTCCAGACAAGGTACGCCATGTTCTGCAGTATGCCTTAAAGCGCAAAATCAGCACCAATTTACCACCCAGGATTTTCACCTCTGCTGAACATAGCATTGCCAAACATGCCCAAATCCTCCTTGCTGAGGATAATCCGATCAATCAGAAGGTAGTGAAAAAGATCCTTGAGTTACAAGGGCATCAGATTGAGGTGGTCAGTCATGGTCAGGAGGCCATTGAATTATTGAAAAGTGAAACATTTGACCTGGCAATACTTGACCTGCAAATGCCGGACATTGGAGGGATTGATATCATTAAGGCCTATCGTCTGATGCAAAAGCAGGGGGCTGCCATACCCTTCGTCATTCTTACCGCAAATGCCACTCGGGAAGCAGCAGAAGAGTGTGAGGCTATTGGTGTCGAAGCTTATCTCACCAAACCAGTCAGGTCAGCACATCTATTGGATGTGGTGAAAGGGATCCTGGGCGGTGACTCCACTGAAGTGATAACCGATACCATAGTCGATCTGCCGATTCGTGCTGCCAATCAGGAAAAGAGTGGAAGAATACTCGATGTAAACACACTGCAAGGTCTCGAGAGATTGAGTAAGGATCCGGAATTCATGTCGCACTTGGCGGATAGTTTTCTACATGATTCTGAAGCATTGATGACCGCAATGCATCAAGCAATCGAGCTGCATGATGTAAGAGGTTATAAGGATTGTGCCCATGCATTAGCAGATAACGCTTCTGGTATCGGGGCCTACTCTCTGATGACGATTTGCGCTTCAGCTTCCCGTATTGAACAGCCGGAGTTGAATGATCAAGGTGTTAAGCAGATGAGTCAGATCTCTACAACCTATAGCTTAACCTGTCAGGCGTTGCGTCATTATCTGAATATCAAGAATCCTGAATAG